A genomic region of Planococcus kocurii contains the following coding sequences:
- a CDS encoding protein adenylyltransferase SelO: MNKKELTHTGWQLDNSYSRLPEIFFSRFSVNPVPAPKLVMFNEQLAATLGLDSEELTSEDGIAILAGNAVPKGTIPLAQAYAGHQFGHFTMLGDGRALLIGEQLTPTGKRLDIQLKGSGRTPYSRGGDGRAALKPMLREYLISEAMHGLGIPTTRSLAVVETGETVRRETILPGAIMTRIADSHLRVGTFQYAARFGSTEDVKALADYALERHFPHIQDVPNRYLALFQEVIKRQAALLAKWQVAGFIHGVMNTDNMAISGETIDYGPCAFMNSYDPKTVFSSIDAQGRYAYGNQPMIAGWNLARFGESLLPLLHDIPGEAVEMAQRQLSNYIELFESHWLNGMRRKLGLFNEEATDKILVEELLNLMHANVADYTNTFRALTFDKLQGNNFFTTPEFSEWHRSWQTRLHRQEESIEAIQQLMRDSNPAVIARNHRVEEALEAAEARGDYRVLHQLLAVLANPYAHSPEQEIYAQPPGPTSGLYQTFCGT, encoded by the coding sequence ATGAATAAAAAAGAACTTACACATACCGGATGGCAACTGGATAATAGCTATTCACGTTTGCCTGAAATTTTTTTTAGCAGGTTTTCTGTTAATCCAGTGCCGGCACCTAAACTCGTGATGTTCAATGAACAATTAGCGGCAACACTGGGATTAGATTCTGAGGAATTAACAAGTGAAGACGGCATTGCCATTCTTGCAGGAAATGCCGTTCCAAAAGGCACGATCCCCCTTGCTCAAGCTTATGCTGGACATCAATTTGGTCATTTTACGATGCTTGGCGATGGCCGTGCTTTATTAATTGGCGAACAACTAACGCCTACTGGCAAACGCTTAGACATTCAGTTAAAAGGTTCTGGTAGAACGCCTTATTCAAGAGGTGGTGATGGTCGTGCTGCACTTAAACCTATGCTACGCGAATACCTCATCAGTGAAGCGATGCACGGGCTCGGCATTCCAACAACACGTAGCCTAGCTGTCGTCGAAACTGGCGAAACCGTTCGTCGTGAAACTATACTTCCCGGTGCAATTATGACGCGCATCGCCGATAGCCATCTGCGCGTTGGCACGTTTCAATACGCAGCCAGGTTCGGATCGACAGAAGATGTGAAGGCGTTAGCTGACTATGCATTAGAACGCCATTTCCCTCATATACAAGATGTTCCAAATCGGTATTTGGCATTGTTTCAAGAAGTGATCAAACGCCAGGCCGCGTTACTTGCCAAATGGCAAGTAGCCGGTTTTATTCACGGCGTAATGAACACCGACAACATGGCAATTAGTGGTGAAACAATCGACTACGGTCCTTGTGCATTTATGAATAGCTATGATCCGAAAACTGTTTTCAGTTCGATTGACGCTCAAGGTCGCTATGCTTACGGCAACCAACCGATGATTGCTGGTTGGAATTTGGCTCGCTTTGGTGAAAGTTTACTGCCTTTGCTGCACGACATACCGGGAGAGGCCGTCGAAATGGCACAGAGACAACTCTCTAACTACATCGAACTGTTCGAAAGTCACTGGCTTAACGGCATGCGCCGAAAACTTGGGCTCTTCAATGAAGAAGCAACTGATAAGATCTTAGTCGAAGAATTGCTCAATCTAATGCATGCCAACGTTGCAGATTATACCAATACCTTTCGCGCATTAACTTTCGATAAACTGCAAGGCAACAATTTTTTCACAACACCCGAATTCTCGGAATGGCATCGCTCATGGCAGACACGTCTCCACCGGCAAGAGGAATCCATAGAAGCCATTCAGCAATTGATGCGCGACAGTAATCCGGCTGTCATCGCGCGCAATCACCGAGTGGAGGAAGCTTTGGAAGCAGCTGAAGCACGAGGAGATTACCGTGTTCTCCACCAACTTCTGGCAGTATTGGCTAATCCGTATGCTCACTCACCCGAACAAGAAATCTATGCGCAGCCGCCGGGTCCTACGAGTGGACTTTACCAGACTTTTTGTGGAACTTGA
- a CDS encoding fructose bisphosphate aldolase codes for MNQEQMEFVKNGKGFIAALDQSGGSTPKALALYGVSEDQYSTEEEMYDLIHKMRTRVMTAPSFSSDSIIGAILFEQTMDRKVEGHYTPDYLWQKKGVVPFLKVDKGLADEENGVQVMKLISDLEDVLKRANERNVFGTKMRSVIKEANSEGIKKVIEQQFDVGKQILAAGLVPILEPEVDINSKDKEQSETILKEEMLKQLDQLKEDQNVMIKITIPNVDNFFKEMIDHPRVLRVVALSGGYKRDDANKKLAANEGLIASFSRALSEGVSASQSDEEFNALLENSIKSIYEASIT; via the coding sequence ATGAATCAGGAACAAATGGAATTCGTGAAAAACGGCAAAGGCTTTATTGCAGCACTTGATCAAAGTGGCGGCAGCACACCGAAAGCTTTAGCGCTATACGGCGTTTCGGAAGACCAATACTCGACAGAAGAAGAAATGTATGACTTGATCCATAAAATGCGGACACGCGTCATGACAGCACCTTCTTTCAGTTCTGATTCGATTATCGGGGCAATCCTTTTTGAACAAACGATGGACCGCAAAGTGGAAGGTCATTATACCCCTGATTATTTATGGCAGAAAAAAGGCGTCGTGCCTTTCCTAAAAGTCGACAAAGGACTAGCCGATGAAGAAAACGGCGTTCAGGTCATGAAGCTTATTTCAGACTTAGAAGATGTCTTAAAACGTGCCAACGAACGAAATGTTTTTGGTACGAAAATGCGTTCCGTTATTAAAGAAGCCAATTCTGAAGGCATCAAAAAAGTAATCGAACAGCAGTTTGACGTTGGCAAACAAATTCTTGCAGCTGGTTTAGTGCCCATTCTTGAACCTGAAGTAGATATCAATAGCAAAGACAAAGAACAATCCGAAACAATACTTAAAGAAGAAATGTTAAAGCAGTTAGACCAGTTAAAGGAAGACCAAAACGTCATGATCAAAATCACTATTCCTAACGTAGATAATTTCTTTAAGGAAATGATTGATCACCCACGTGTACTTCGAGTGGTCGCATTGTCAGGCGGCTATAAGCGAGACGATGCTAATAAGAAATTAGCTGCGAACGAAGGACTGATTGCTAGCTTCTCGCGTGCTTTATCTGAAGGTGTCAGCGCCAGTCAGTCAGATGAGGAATTTAATGCCCTGTTGGAAAACTCCATTAAGAGCATTTACGAAGCTTCTATTACTTAA
- a CDS encoding class I adenylate-forming enzyme family protein, producing the protein MNITTSLRQNAKRFSDKMAITCEGRSYTYQELNEEVNRLANGLLETGLQKGDKVSLFMKNSDYYVLAFFAVLKAGGVAVPVNYQLSSDESGYIFGQSDSRFIFCDAEFELVVAEEKAQASSLQQIIVHPAPDNNDYLSWESVVSENALEPSVEVFSTDDAEILYTSGTTGKPKGALFDHQRLANVSASFVFGVELKAEDRILHAVPLFHSVQLNLYLVTGILLGTSNVIVRDFEPVKAIQAINEFQVSVFFGLPDMYSALLQMPDADTVDVSSVTKCMYGADPIEADLVKQAMTFFGHQQFYNLCLLTEGGPGGVFLLPAQHEYKVGSGGKPMYFTEVRVVDEEFRDVQPGTIGEFVIKGATVMKEYFKKPQETEEAFQNGWLLTGDLATIDEDGFISLVDRKADRIISAGENIYSIEVEQVINSHPQVAEAATVGLPEEEWGEIVGVVIVPKQGETIDEEKLMDYFLEHLPGYKIPRKYRIADSLPRSGAGKIVKYKLRELHISEFEWFRKIPESRY; encoded by the coding sequence ATGAATATTACAACATCACTCAGACAAAATGCGAAACGCTTTTCAGATAAGATGGCCATTACGTGCGAAGGAAGATCCTATACGTACCAAGAGCTTAATGAAGAAGTAAATAGATTAGCCAATGGACTGTTGGAAACCGGGTTGCAAAAAGGCGATAAAGTATCGTTGTTTATGAAAAATTCCGATTATTACGTCCTGGCTTTTTTTGCTGTGCTAAAAGCCGGCGGTGTTGCTGTACCTGTGAACTACCAGCTAAGTTCAGATGAAAGTGGCTATATTTTCGGTCAATCTGATAGTAGATTTATCTTTTGTGATGCGGAATTTGAACTTGTCGTAGCTGAAGAAAAAGCACAAGCAAGCTCACTTCAGCAAATTATCGTTCATCCTGCACCTGACAATAACGATTATCTTAGCTGGGAAAGCGTGGTAAGCGAAAATGCATTAGAACCTTCCGTTGAAGTATTCAGTACCGATGACGCCGAAATTCTGTATACGTCTGGTACTACCGGAAAACCAAAAGGCGCGTTGTTTGATCATCAGCGTCTCGCTAATGTCAGTGCTTCTTTTGTTTTTGGAGTGGAGTTAAAAGCTGAAGATCGGATTCTTCATGCTGTTCCGCTTTTCCATTCGGTTCAATTAAATCTATATTTAGTGACCGGCATTTTACTAGGGACCTCTAATGTTATTGTTCGCGACTTCGAGCCAGTCAAAGCCATTCAAGCAATCAATGAATTCCAAGTTTCTGTTTTCTTTGGTTTACCGGATATGTACAGTGCATTGCTGCAAATGCCAGATGCAGATACAGTTGATGTATCTTCTGTCACCAAATGCATGTATGGTGCAGATCCAATCGAAGCGGATCTAGTCAAGCAAGCAATGACCTTTTTTGGACACCAACAATTTTACAATCTATGCCTATTAACGGAAGGTGGTCCTGGAGGCGTCTTTTTATTGCCAGCTCAGCATGAATACAAAGTAGGCTCTGGTGGAAAGCCGATGTACTTCACAGAAGTACGAGTAGTTGACGAAGAGTTTCGGGATGTTCAGCCTGGAACTATTGGAGAGTTTGTCATAAAAGGTGCGACCGTCATGAAAGAATATTTCAAAAAACCGCAGGAAACAGAAGAAGCTTTTCAAAATGGCTGGTTATTAACAGGAGATTTAGCAACAATTGATGAAGACGGATTTATCTCACTTGTCGATCGTAAAGCAGATCGAATCATTTCAGCCGGAGAAAATATCTATTCGATTGAAGTAGAGCAGGTTATTAACAGCCATCCGCAAGTGGCTGAAGCTGCAACGGTTGGTTTGCCGGAAGAAGAGTGGGGCGAGATCGTAGGCGTGGTTATCGTACCTAAACAAGGAGAAACTATTGATGAAGAGAAATTAATGGATTATTTTTTAGAGCATCTTCCGGGATACAAAATTCCACGCAAATACAGAATCGCGGATTCACTGCCACGCAGTGGAGCTGGGAAAATTGTGAAGTATAAATTGCGTGAATTGCATATTAGCGAATTTGAATGGTTCCGTAAAATTCCAGAGAGTCGTTATTAG
- a CDS encoding PLP-dependent aminotransferase family protein, with amino-acid sequence MKTAFHFSKDIEMAFKNDPPGQWLSTLPPGCLRLSSGYPDPVLVPSKEIKLAVTRLLEEEGDLPLHYMGSPRIPQLKKFLQKRMAQRGVELAFNELLITSGACQAIDLIARVLLDNEAVVAIESPSYMEALEIFQNYTPHYMTIPIDENGLQTELFADMLKDRKEKGQPLPRLLYTIPTYQNPTGTTLSLERRQHLLELAEQYDFVILEDDAYGELGFQDVPHLLKAMDPTNRVLYVGSLSKVVAPGMRIGWVVADKLLIEPLSWFKKDLDHPFDQATMASFLEVTDFDQHLHALTNVYASKCQTMLLALEKFLPSEVSWFVPKGGYFVWVKVPGVDTSKILAEAFDAGVSFVPGKYFFLEQQEGLEYMRLSFSYATEEEIVKGVELLGQVIGKNIVVAENH; translated from the coding sequence GTGAAAACAGCTTTCCATTTTTCAAAAGATATTGAAATGGCTTTTAAAAATGATCCGCCTGGCCAGTGGCTTTCTACTTTACCTCCAGGATGCTTGCGTCTGAGTTCGGGTTATCCGGACCCTGTATTGGTTCCATCAAAAGAAATAAAATTAGCGGTAACGCGCTTGTTAGAAGAGGAAGGGGATTTGCCACTTCATTATATGGGCAGTCCACGAATACCGCAGTTAAAGAAATTTCTTCAAAAACGAATGGCACAGCGCGGAGTTGAATTAGCATTTAATGAGCTGCTCATCACTTCGGGTGCTTGTCAGGCCATTGATTTGATTGCTCGCGTACTACTAGATAATGAAGCTGTCGTGGCTATTGAATCACCAAGTTATATGGAAGCTTTGGAAATATTCCAGAATTATACACCGCATTATATGACCATTCCAATTGATGAGAACGGATTGCAGACAGAGCTGTTTGCGGACATGTTGAAAGACCGAAAAGAAAAAGGACAACCGTTGCCGCGTTTGCTCTATACCATCCCGACTTATCAAAATCCGACCGGTACGACTTTGTCGCTTGAGCGTCGTCAACACTTGCTCGAACTTGCGGAACAATACGATTTTGTCATTTTAGAAGATGATGCTTATGGGGAGCTTGGCTTTCAAGACGTGCCGCATTTACTAAAAGCGATGGATCCCACTAACCGTGTACTTTACGTAGGTTCATTATCGAAAGTGGTAGCACCGGGTATGCGAATTGGTTGGGTAGTTGCCGATAAGCTACTAATCGAACCATTAAGCTGGTTTAAGAAAGATCTTGATCATCCATTCGATCAAGCAACAATGGCTTCTTTCCTAGAAGTTACTGATTTTGATCAGCACCTCCACGCTTTAACAAACGTCTACGCATCTAAATGTCAGACCATGTTGTTAGCGCTAGAAAAGTTTTTGCCATCTGAAGTCTCGTGGTTCGTGCCGAAAGGCGGCTATTTCGTTTGGGTTAAAGTTCCAGGTGTTGATACGTCAAAAATTCTTGCGGAAGCATTTGACGCGGGAGTTTCTTTTGTGCCGGGTAAATACTTTTTCTTAGAGCAGCAAGAAGGTCTTGAGTATATGCGCTTATCATTTAGCTATGCTACTGAAGAAGAAATTGTCAAAGGCGTGGAATTACTAGGACAAGTAATTGGCAAAAATATAGTAGTAGCTGAAAACCACTAG
- a CDS encoding BsuPI-related putative proteinase inhibitor, whose amino-acid sequence MKKMIWLGAFLILFAVFVLTACGTRESNDTEKDPATEEIDTNGEAAEKVEPTIEQVNDNTYRYTLVNQTEKAQLFEFTSSQRFDFSLTNDSGEVAFLFSSVSLYLQALGEETINQGDELSYDFEIPALELEPGTYKLAAWLTPKQGKMYEVTMDYVVK is encoded by the coding sequence ATGAAAAAAATGATTTGGTTGGGCGCCTTTCTGATTCTGTTTGCTGTTTTCGTGTTAACAGCTTGCGGAACGAGAGAGAGTAACGATACAGAAAAAGATCCGGCAACTGAAGAAATCGATACTAACGGTGAAGCAGCAGAAAAGGTAGAACCTACTATCGAGCAAGTTAACGACAATACCTATCGTTACACTTTGGTCAATCAAACAGAAAAAGCACAGCTTTTTGAATTCACCAGTAGCCAGCGCTTTGATTTTTCGTTAACAAATGACAGTGGAGAAGTAGCTTTCCTCTTTTCATCAGTCAGTTTGTACCTACAAGCTTTAGGCGAAGAAACGATAAATCAAGGGGATGAGCTAAGTTATGATTTTGAAATTCCCGCACTTGAGCTTGAACCCGGAACATATAAACTGGCTGCTTGGTTAACGCCGAAACAAGGAAAAATGTATGAAGTGACCATGGACTACGTTGTAAAATAA
- a CDS encoding serine/threonine protein kinase, translating to MKQSWQELAELLTAVKVVAHPNNEPVSIDGNVDGFRCIGVGTDAAVFQFLEAPEYAFKIYAKDKKDKLEAEAKVYAQIGLSPYFSSCYGVTNRLLVIKYEEGVTLFDCLLQGIHVPDQVIQDVEAAREYIRQIGLNPRDIHLKNILLQNGRAKLLDVSEYIKPGNDFRWEHLKKAYEEYYAIIDGRPMPFWLLDTIRKWYHHWNRYASSFDEFMQTVLKQMNYWK from the coding sequence ATGAAGCAATCTTGGCAAGAGTTAGCAGAATTACTGACAGCAGTTAAAGTCGTAGCCCATCCGAATAACGAACCCGTCAGTATTGACGGAAATGTGGATGGATTTCGCTGCATCGGAGTAGGAACGGATGCGGCAGTATTTCAATTTTTAGAGGCACCAGAATATGCCTTCAAAATATACGCAAAAGACAAAAAGGATAAACTTGAAGCTGAGGCAAAGGTTTACGCACAAATCGGGTTGTCTCCTTATTTCTCCAGTTGCTATGGAGTGACCAATCGATTGTTAGTGATTAAATATGAAGAAGGAGTAACTTTATTTGATTGTCTTTTGCAAGGAATTCATGTCCCGGATCAAGTTATACAAGATGTTGAAGCGGCAAGGGAATACATCCGTCAAATCGGGTTAAATCCACGAGATATTCACTTGAAAAATATTTTATTACAAAACGGTCGAGCGAAGCTGCTTGACGTTTCTGAGTATATAAAGCCGGGCAATGATTTCAGATGGGAGCACTTGAAAAAAGCATATGAAGAGTATTACGCGATTATTGACGGCAGACCGATGCCGTTCTGGCTGCTGGATACGATTAGGAAATGGTATCATCACTGGAACCGCTACGCCTCTTCTTTTGATGAATTTATGCAAACGGTATTAAAGCAAATGAATTATTGGAAATAA
- a CDS encoding glycoside hydrolase family 13 protein: protein MNRKWWKEAVAYQVYPRSFQDSTGDGVGDINGVTSKLDYLKDLGIDVIWICPMYKSPNDDNGYDISDYQEIMDEFGTMADFDRLLEEVHARGMKLIIDLVINHTSDEHPWFMESRSSTDNDKRDWYIWSDEPTNWESIFGGSAWEYDQATKQYYLHLFSKKQPDLNWENPEVRQALYDMVNWWLDKGIDGFRVDAISHIKKDVSDVEDPQQNLYVPAWEKMMNVKGIQPLLAELRDETFAKRDIMTVGEANGVQASDINEWISEDDGKFNMVFQFESMGLWDTDSTTGIDVPKLKEVLTKWQKAVEGQGWNALFVENHDKPRIVSSWGNDQQYWRESATAIACMYFFMQGTPFIYQGQEIGMTNAPFEELAHYNDIQTHNLYHNNRSEGMEHDAVMTIIKAQSRDHSRTPMQWDASPNAGFSSGEPWLRVNPNYEKINVAAQLRDPHSVLWFYRKMIWLRKQQDVLVYGNYELQDVGHESIYAYTRTNKNKTILVITNLTEYSCYWDEPETAHCLLHNYQQCDPKQLLPFEARVYEL from the coding sequence ATGAACAGAAAATGGTGGAAAGAAGCAGTTGCGTATCAAGTGTATCCGAGAAGTTTTCAGGATTCAACTGGAGACGGAGTAGGTGATATCAACGGCGTAACCAGCAAGCTAGATTATTTGAAAGACCTTGGGATTGATGTGATTTGGATTTGTCCGATGTATAAATCACCCAACGATGACAATGGCTATGACATAAGCGACTATCAGGAAATTATGGATGAGTTTGGGACGATGGCGGATTTTGATCGCTTGCTTGAAGAAGTACACGCACGAGGCATGAAACTTATTATTGATTTGGTGATCAATCATACAAGCGATGAGCATCCGTGGTTTATGGAATCACGTTCATCAACAGATAATGACAAACGTGATTGGTATATTTGGAGCGATGAGCCAACCAACTGGGAAAGTATTTTCGGTGGTAGTGCTTGGGAATACGATCAAGCAACTAAGCAGTATTATTTGCATTTGTTCTCTAAAAAACAGCCGGACTTGAACTGGGAAAACCCAGAAGTGCGACAAGCTTTGTACGATATGGTCAATTGGTGGTTAGACAAAGGCATTGATGGTTTCCGTGTAGATGCAATTAGCCACATCAAAAAAGACGTGAGCGACGTTGAAGACCCCCAACAAAATTTGTATGTACCGGCTTGGGAGAAAATGATGAATGTCAAAGGCATTCAACCGCTGCTTGCGGAACTGCGTGATGAGACGTTTGCGAAACGTGACATTATGACAGTTGGCGAAGCGAACGGGGTCCAGGCAAGCGATATTAACGAGTGGATTTCAGAGGACGATGGGAAATTCAATATGGTATTTCAATTTGAAAGCATGGGGCTATGGGATACGGATTCAACAACCGGTATCGACGTGCCTAAGTTAAAAGAAGTATTGACCAAATGGCAAAAAGCGGTGGAAGGCCAAGGTTGGAATGCGCTTTTCGTTGAAAATCACGACAAGCCGCGAATTGTCTCTTCTTGGGGCAATGACCAACAGTACTGGCGGGAAAGTGCCACGGCTATTGCCTGCATGTATTTTTTCATGCAAGGCACCCCGTTTATCTATCAAGGTCAGGAAATTGGCATGACCAACGCGCCCTTTGAAGAGCTTGCACATTACAACGATATACAAACACATAATTTGTATCATAATAATCGTTCGGAAGGCATGGAGCACGATGCGGTGATGACCATCATCAAAGCACAAAGTCGTGATCATTCACGAACGCCGATGCAATGGGATGCCAGTCCGAACGCGGGGTTCTCAAGCGGAGAACCTTGGCTGCGCGTCAATCCGAATTATGAGAAAATTAATGTAGCAGCACAGCTTCGCGATCCACATTCGGTTCTGTGGTTTTACCGGAAGATGATTTGGTTACGTAAGCAGCAAGATGTGCTCGTTTACGGAAATTACGAGTTGCAGGACGTCGGTCATGAATCAATTTACGCTTATACACGTACAAATAAAAACAAGACAATATTGGTTATCACTAATTTAACCGAGTATTCTTGTTACTGGGACGAACCGGAAACAGCACATTGCTTGTTGCATAATTATCAGCAATGCGACCCAAAACAATTATTACCTTTTGAAGCACGCGTTTACGAATTGTGA
- a CDS encoding TM2 domain-containing protein — translation MKNKLAAALLAIFLGDFGAHKFYLGKPGMGILYLLFFWTGIPAVIGIIEGILYLLQSEESFQEKHGRS, via the coding sequence ATGAAAAACAAATTAGCGGCCGCATTACTCGCTATTTTCCTTGGCGACTTTGGGGCACATAAATTTTATCTTGGGAAGCCGGGCATGGGAATCCTTTATCTGTTATTCTTTTGGACAGGTATCCCTGCAGTAATCGGGATTATTGAAGGCATTCTATATCTTCTGCAATCTGAAGAAAGCTTTCAAGAGAAACACGGTAGATCTTAA
- the mug gene encoding G/U mismatch-specific DNA glycosylase — protein sequence MHLEPIPDHIKKELKILFVGFNPSIRSSETGFHYASPNNRFWKILFEAGLTPRKYLPEENSKLLALGYGLTNIVARPTKEAAEISKEEYAQGASLLAAKIKQLQPKAVCFVGKGVYQQFSQRKAVSWGAQKEPVIPGIVEYVAPSSSGLVRLKMKDIVEIYSGLNTYT from the coding sequence TTGCACTTAGAACCGATTCCTGACCATATAAAAAAAGAGTTGAAGATTTTGTTCGTCGGGTTTAATCCGAGCATTCGATCTTCTGAAACCGGCTTTCACTACGCCAGTCCGAATAACCGATTTTGGAAGATTCTTTTCGAAGCTGGCTTGACACCTCGGAAGTACCTACCTGAAGAAAACAGTAAGCTGCTGGCTCTCGGCTATGGTTTAACAAATATTGTGGCACGACCGACCAAAGAAGCGGCAGAGATTTCAAAAGAAGAATATGCACAAGGGGCTAGCTTACTAGCAGCAAAAATTAAACAGCTGCAACCAAAAGCTGTCTGCTTTGTTGGCAAAGGTGTCTACCAGCAGTTTAGCCAAAGAAAAGCCGTTTCGTGGGGTGCTCAAAAAGAACCGGTCATTCCGGGCATTGTCGAATATGTAGCACCATCTTCGAGCGGACTCGTCCGTCTAAAGATGAAAGACATTGTCGAAATATACAGTGGCTTGAATACCTACACATAA
- a CDS encoding DUF1697 domain-containing protein: MLYVALLRGINVGGKNKIEMKLLKQAFEELGMSSVVTYINSGNIIFANPTHSEEQLAERLEETIYSHFNLRIHLLIYSAEAFRKIAQAIPEQWTNDSQMKSDVLFLWQDVDHEAVLDRLTIHKEVDRVFYVPGAILWSVNKDKVSTSGMVKVAGTTLYRHVTVRNVNTVRKILMLL, from the coding sequence GTGTTATATGTGGCATTACTACGAGGAATCAATGTGGGTGGCAAGAACAAAATAGAGATGAAGCTGTTAAAGCAAGCTTTTGAAGAACTAGGCATGTCATCGGTTGTGACCTATATCAATTCAGGCAATATCATTTTTGCCAATCCTACTCATTCCGAAGAACAACTGGCAGAACGATTAGAGGAAACAATCTATAGCCATTTCAATTTGCGAATCCATCTATTGATTTACAGTGCAGAAGCGTTCCGGAAAATTGCGCAAGCCATTCCGGAACAGTGGACAAACGATTCACAGATGAAAAGTGATGTCTTGTTTCTATGGCAGGATGTTGATCATGAAGCAGTGCTAGACAGACTGACCATCCATAAGGAAGTTGACCGTGTCTTTTACGTTCCGGGGGCCATTCTTTGGTCGGTTAATAAAGACAAAGTTTCAACTAGTGGAATGGTCAAGGTTGCAGGAACGACCCTTTATCGCCATGTCACTGTTCGCAACGTCAACACGGTCCGAAAAATTTTAATGCTGTTATAG
- a CDS encoding Abi family protein, giving the protein MKDFATHGEQLKILEERGLDVSDQAAAKRILSRENYYALVDGYKEPFLEHDERLNPYGLERYKEGTKFSHLQALHSFDRNLRLLLLNELLKFEKNIKSKVAYRFSEKFREKESFLNPVNYSHDSQHHHERDRIISTLANLIKSHKKRDKVRYPAIREFYDKHKNVPLWVLVNFLSLGQTTHFYTVIDEKLRDQIAADFANEYSEEYRAIHLEANELDAILRIVFPYRNKSAHEEVLYRFRLPHPVELGALEERLAMSKGSLSGATVFSVSRLLKLVLSQADYGQFSTELNRLIETLEKSIQEHAFIKIMKDTGFHE; this is encoded by the coding sequence ATGAAAGATTTTGCTACACACGGCGAGCAGTTGAAAATTCTTGAGGAACGAGGCTTGGACGTATCTGATCAAGCAGCTGCGAAACGAATTTTGTCTCGTGAAAATTATTACGCATTGGTTGATGGCTATAAAGAACCGTTTTTGGAGCATGATGAGCGACTCAATCCATACGGTCTTGAACGTTACAAAGAAGGTACAAAATTTAGTCATCTTCAAGCACTGCACAGTTTTGATCGGAATTTACGGTTGCTGTTGCTAAACGAACTGTTGAAGTTTGAAAAAAATATAAAATCAAAAGTGGCATATCGTTTTTCAGAGAAGTTTAGAGAGAAAGAAAGTTTTCTTAACCCTGTCAATTATAGTCACGACAGCCAGCATCATCACGAGCGTGACCGCATTATTTCAACACTCGCCAATCTAATCAAAAGTCATAAAAAGCGAGACAAAGTAAGGTATCCAGCCATCCGTGAATTTTATGACAAGCACAAAAATGTACCGCTATGGGTGCTCGTCAATTTCTTGTCACTTGGACAAACCACACATTTTTACACAGTAATTGACGAAAAACTACGTGACCAAATTGCAGCTGATTTTGCCAATGAATACAGTGAAGAATACCGAGCAATCCATTTAGAAGCAAACGAATTAGATGCTATTTTGCGTATTGTTTTTCCGTATCGCAATAAATCTGCACATGAAGAAGTACTCTACCGCTTCCGCCTTCCGCATCCTGTAGAACTAGGTGCTCTTGAAGAAAGACTGGCCATGTCAAAAGGCAGTTTGAGTGGAGCGACTGTTTTTTCTGTGAGTCGCCTATTAAAACTAGTACTCTCACAAGCTGATTACGGCCAGTTTTCTACAGAATTAAATCGATTGATTGAGACGCTTGAAAAATCGATTCAAGAGCACGCATTTATAAAAATTATGAAAGATACCGGTTTTCATGAGTAG